One part of the [Pantoea] beijingensis genome encodes these proteins:
- the lolA gene encoding outer membrane lipoprotein chaperone LolA, with amino-acid sequence MKKILLSCCLLTSLISAGALADASSDLQQRLDKVKSFHASFSQKVTDATGASIQDGEGELWVQRPNLFNWHMTTPDESILVSDGKALWFYNPFVEQVSVTSLEDATSNTPFMLIARNQSSDWKQYNIKQQGDNFELTPKSSDGNLKQFTINVSANGTINQFSAVEQDNQRSAYTLKTQQNGAVSADKFTFTPPKGVTVDDQRQ; translated from the coding sequence ATGAAAAAAATATTGCTCTCTTGCTGCCTGCTGACGTCCTTAATTTCTGCTGGTGCGCTGGCTGATGCTTCCAGTGATTTACAGCAGCGCCTGGATAAAGTTAAAAGCTTTCATGCCAGCTTTAGCCAAAAGGTTACCGATGCGACAGGTGCTTCAATTCAGGATGGCGAAGGTGAACTCTGGGTTCAGCGTCCAAATCTATTCAACTGGCATATGACGACGCCTGATGAAAGTATTTTAGTTTCAGATGGTAAAGCTCTGTGGTTTTATAATCCTTTTGTTGAGCAGGTGAGCGTGACGTCCCTGGAAGATGCCACCAGCAACACCCCCTTTATGCTGATTGCCCGTAACCAGTCCAGCGACTGGAAGCAATACAATATTAAACAGCAGGGTGATAATTTTGAGCTGACACCAAAATCCAGCGATGGAAACCTGAAACAGTTCACGATTAATGTTTCGGCAAATGGCACCATTAATCAGTTCAGCGCGGTAGAACAAGATAATCAGCGCAGCGCGTATACGCTTAAAACACAGCAAAATGGTGCCGTCAGTGCCGATAAATTTACCTTTACGCCACCGAAAGGTGTGACGGTGGACGATCAGCGTCAGTGA